The Desulfovibrio inopinatus DSM 10711 genome includes a region encoding these proteins:
- a CDS encoding sulfatase-like hydrolase/transferase → MKTDFVTRLKADGLFDDSLFVVSADHGESFGRGFIMHGGPYLYQELIHVPLLIKFPNQTILQRVHQTVSHVDIASTILNILGQFTPQWMDGQSFLSTIMAGEDTGPKLSMNFSLINN, encoded by the coding sequence ATCAAGACAGATTTTGTCACCAGGTTGAAAGCCGACGGACTGTTCGATGACAGTTTGTTCGTTGTGTCAGCGGATCATGGAGAATCCTTTGGACGAGGCTTTATCATGCATGGTGGTCCGTATCTTTATCAGGAACTTATCCATGTTCCGCTTCTTATCAAATTTCCGAATCAGACCATTCTTCAGCGAGTGCACCAGACCGTAAGTCATGTGGATATTGCATCGACCATTCTCAATATTCTCGGGCAGTTCACACCGCAATGGATGGATGGTCAATCGTTTCTTTCAACAATAATGGCTGGAGAGGATACCGGACCGAAATTGTCGATGAATTTTTCTCTCATCAATAACTGA
- a CDS encoding SH3 domain-containing protein — translation MLHTVQTALRRVTSLSCLLLMTTLAVGCVASSKTPLNEQNMGKVDPGGTLMYAREWMSVRESASNSAAVIAKTAPGDAVVNLGKQQGGWTYVRPMNTSLKGWMPTKSLSASKDVTKKTESMTGTAKPKPAPAPASSGSQSSTSTEQTKASTPEASASQSTNEATESAVSSTPEPTPSSKTQSSVLSPDEAQAATKAPTSSPTPSTTARPPVKPEAFDPF, via the coding sequence ATGTTGCACACGGTCCAAACGGCTTTACGCCGTGTTACCAGCCTGAGCTGCCTGTTGCTTATGACCACATTGGCCGTTGGCTGTGTGGCTTCCTCCAAGACGCCTTTAAACGAGCAAAACATGGGAAAGGTCGATCCCGGAGGAACACTCATGTACGCCCGGGAATGGATGAGCGTACGTGAAAGCGCATCCAATAGCGCCGCCGTGATCGCTAAAACCGCTCCTGGTGATGCGGTGGTGAACCTTGGAAAACAACAAGGCGGCTGGACCTATGTGCGTCCCATGAATACAAGTCTCAAAGGATGGATGCCTACGAAAAGCCTCTCGGCTTCAAAAGACGTGACGAAGAAGACAGAAAGCATGACCGGCACGGCAAAGCCGAAGCCAGCTCCAGCCCCGGCTTCATCCGGATCCCAATCCAGCACGTCGACAGAACAGACAAAGGCGAGTACGCCAGAGGCGTCTGCAAGCCAATCAACGAACGAAGCCACCGAATCGGCAGTGTCTTCAACTCCAGAACCCACGCCTTCTTCAAAAACTCAATCGAGTGTGTTGTCACCAGACGAAGCCCAGGCTGCAACGAAAGCCCCTACTTCGTCACCAACGCCCTCGACGACTGCACGGCCTCCTGTAAAACCTGAGGCATTTGATCCCTTCTAA
- the cydB gene encoding cytochrome d ubiquinol oxidase subunit II: MLESTWFFLWGLLWAVYFMLDGFDLGAGTLMPFMAKNETEKRMMYNSVGPFWDGNEVWLIAAGGVTFAAFPKTYAVLFSGLYSALMLLLFALILRGVSFEFRSKIESKTWKGFFDLLQFLGSFLPALLLGVAFANIFMGIAIDANGVNQEGLFHLLNPYGLAGGVFFVVMFALHGALWIGIKTQGDIKLRAVRFAVGLWPVLACLTALFLAMSAGFTELFQNYIDMPVLFLVLLVPVGGLIMIRHFLGQINMLKAWISSAVFIVGVTFFGIIGLYPKLLPSTLDPAYSMTITNSSSSTLTLQIMLGVALVFVPIVILYQFWAYRTFGHVLEQKDLDHDEAY; this comes from the coding sequence ATGCTTGAATCAACTTGGTTCTTCCTTTGGGGTCTTTTATGGGCCGTCTACTTTATGCTTGACGGCTTTGATCTCGGTGCGGGCACCCTCATGCCCTTCATGGCCAAAAATGAAACGGAAAAACGGATGATGTACAACTCTGTCGGCCCATTCTGGGACGGCAATGAAGTATGGCTCATCGCCGCCGGTGGCGTGACGTTTGCTGCATTTCCTAAAACGTATGCGGTGTTGTTCAGTGGGTTGTACTCTGCATTGATGCTGCTGCTATTTGCGTTGATTTTGCGCGGGGTCTCATTTGAATTTCGCAGCAAAATTGAAAGCAAAACGTGGAAAGGCTTTTTCGATCTCCTGCAGTTTCTTGGCAGCTTTTTGCCGGCACTGCTTCTTGGTGTGGCCTTTGCCAACATTTTCATGGGCATCGCCATTGACGCCAACGGCGTTAACCAGGAAGGCCTTTTCCACCTGCTGAATCCTTATGGTCTCGCCGGTGGCGTCTTCTTCGTCGTCATGTTCGCACTGCACGGCGCATTATGGATCGGCATCAAAACACAGGGCGATATCAAATTACGCGCTGTCCGTTTTGCCGTTGGACTGTGGCCTGTGTTGGCCTGCTTGACGGCTCTGTTTCTTGCCATGTCGGCTGGATTTACCGAGCTGTTTCAAAATTATATCGACATGCCCGTCCTCTTCCTTGTCCTGCTTGTCCCTGTCGGAGGTCTTATCATGATCAGACATTTCCTGGGACAAATCAACATGCTCAAGGCCTGGATATCCTCCGCCGTGTTTATCGTCGGTGTGACATTCTTCGGCATTATCGGTCTCTATCCGAAACTGCTGCCGTCCACCCTCGATCCGGCATACAGCATGACGATCACCAATTCGTCATCCTCGACGCTGACCCTGCAAATCATGCTTGGTGTCGCGCTGGTGTTCGTTCCTATCGTCATTCTGTACCAATTCTGGGCGTACCGCACGTTCGGCCACGTATTGGAACAAAAAGACCTGGATCACGACGAAGCTTACTAA
- a CDS encoding DUF389 domain-containing protein yields the protein MTPTDPGPENKHDTTLRLANSPLQGLIRRFRVTPERFEFIYDDIFQGSTPEMGYYALISAAALIASLGLVANSVAVVIGAMLVSPLMTPIFGMAMGMIRGNPQLLGRAIKAEVGGVLLAIAFGYLFGLLPIMTGITPEMIARTEPTLLDLLVAVFAGLAGTLAVVDARISPALPGVAISTAIVPPLATSGLCLALGSYDGAIGAFLLFFANFLAILLVSSLTFLMCGMGQFEQQRHKTLLVQRLIFAVVCFLVVAFFLTNALIQVLQARTEELAINNVLTDAMKPNPNASFTSMRFKDVGDEIHIIAMFRTSRIFTPRDVRILENKLQDRLQRPVRLVTRCSLAKDIAPTGSLVTDIDPTLDGKFYTEELDWRARTLSIAEQTLREYFDGKPQYFLVDVNLTELSGDDVILATLQSPRQLVALEIKKLEELLNTALGKDPSIRLLVRDVVAGSITSTGRVLFGKAHFGPQPEDAIPVKEAVIKHVQTIKGFFADNVDVIQNGDGFVARAEVVGPRGFSSEDVAKVEKAVKEQLGVAVKLQVWTRVELMVDDTSSESMDAYSEARFRKQLETIASRKAPETTAEEADPDLPDKETPQDSIDSPPENDTPTSSSK from the coding sequence ATGACACCTACAGATCCTGGTCCGGAAAACAAACACGATACCACGTTGCGTCTTGCAAACAGTCCTCTCCAAGGGTTGATTCGGCGATTTCGCGTCACACCGGAACGATTTGAATTCATTTACGACGATATCTTTCAAGGTTCGACCCCTGAAATGGGGTATTATGCTCTGATTTCTGCGGCAGCGCTTATTGCCAGTCTTGGGCTTGTTGCCAATAGTGTCGCCGTTGTCATTGGAGCCATGCTTGTTTCTCCGCTCATGACGCCTATTTTCGGCATGGCGATGGGCATGATTCGAGGGAACCCCCAGCTGCTTGGGCGTGCGATCAAAGCTGAAGTCGGCGGGGTGCTCCTTGCCATTGCTTTTGGTTATTTGTTCGGTCTATTGCCTATTATGACTGGTATTACACCGGAAATGATAGCTCGTACCGAGCCGACTTTACTTGATTTACTTGTTGCGGTTTTTGCTGGTTTGGCCGGAACACTCGCCGTCGTAGATGCCCGGATCAGTCCAGCCCTCCCCGGTGTCGCGATATCGACAGCTATTGTACCGCCGCTGGCAACATCCGGGCTTTGTCTTGCACTTGGCTCGTACGATGGTGCCATTGGCGCTTTTTTGCTCTTTTTTGCGAATTTTCTGGCTATACTTCTTGTTTCATCGCTGACATTCCTCATGTGCGGAATGGGACAATTTGAGCAACAACGGCATAAGACCTTGCTTGTTCAACGATTAATCTTTGCAGTTGTATGTTTTCTTGTTGTCGCATTTTTCTTGACCAACGCGCTTATTCAGGTTTTGCAGGCGCGTACCGAGGAACTTGCCATTAATAATGTTTTAACCGACGCGATGAAACCCAACCCAAACGCCTCATTTACTTCCATGCGCTTTAAAGACGTTGGGGATGAGATTCACATTATTGCGATGTTTCGTACGTCGAGAATTTTTACCCCGCGTGATGTCCGCATACTGGAAAATAAATTACAAGATCGGTTGCAACGTCCCGTACGTCTTGTGACGCGTTGCAGTTTGGCAAAGGATATTGCCCCAACGGGTTCTCTCGTTACGGATATCGATCCGACGCTCGATGGAAAGTTTTATACAGAAGAACTTGATTGGCGGGCACGGACATTGAGTATCGCAGAGCAGACATTGCGTGAATATTTTGATGGTAAGCCACAGTACTTTCTTGTCGATGTCAATTTAACGGAGTTGTCCGGGGACGATGTCATTTTGGCAACGTTGCAAAGTCCACGGCAGCTTGTTGCGTTGGAAATCAAAAAATTGGAAGAGCTGCTTAATACAGCGCTCGGGAAGGATCCATCGATACGCCTGCTTGTTCGTGATGTCGTTGCGGGGTCGATAACATCAACAGGTCGAGTTCTTTTCGGGAAAGCTCATTTTGGACCGCAACCTGAAGACGCAATTCCTGTCAAAGAAGCGGTGATCAAGCACGTTCAAACGATAAAAGGTTTTTTTGCTGACAACGTTGATGTCATCCAAAACGGTGATGGTTTCGTCGCACGAGCCGAAGTTGTAGGACCGCGAGGATTCTCATCAGAAGACGTTGCGAAAGTTGAAAAAGCCGTGAAAGAGCAACTCGGTGTTGCTGTGAAATTACAAGTTTGGACCAGGGTTGAACTTATGGTCGATGATACGTCGAGCGAATCCATGGATGCCTATTCCGAGGCGCGCTTTCGGAAACAGTTGGAGACGATAGCGTCGAGAAAAGCTCCAGAAACAACAGCCGAAGAAGCTGATCCTGATCTTCCGGACAAGGAAACTCCGCAAGATTCAATCGATTCTCCACCGGAGAACGATACGCCAACGTCCTCATCCAAATGA
- a CDS encoding universal stress protein, with protein sequence MKKIIVGVDGSELSEKALHRVIHEAQCSPCEIIVVSVAESLSVLSLERNESAGSAWEKLLAEPRKTMEEACQLMDENGASCHGVVEAGRPAEVISRVARQEQADEIIIGSQGKHAVDRLLLGSVSARLVEIAPCTVVVVR encoded by the coding sequence ATGAAGAAGATCATTGTGGGTGTTGACGGGTCGGAGCTTTCGGAGAAGGCTCTTCACCGTGTGATCCACGAAGCACAATGCTCCCCTTGTGAAATCATTGTCGTGAGTGTCGCTGAAAGTCTTAGTGTTTTGTCGCTTGAACGGAACGAATCGGCTGGTTCAGCCTGGGAAAAGCTTCTCGCTGAACCGCGGAAGACTATGGAAGAAGCCTGCCAGTTGATGGATGAGAATGGGGCGAGTTGTCACGGTGTGGTTGAAGCGGGGCGGCCTGCCGAAGTCATCTCCCGCGTGGCACGGCAAGAACAAGCAGATGAAATCATCATTGGCAGTCAGGGCAAACACGCCGTAGACCGACTGCTTCTTGGCAGCGTGTCTGCCCGTTTGGTTGAAATCGCTCCATGTACAGTGGTGGTCGTTCGTTAA
- a CDS encoding phosphoadenosine phosphosulfate reductase family protein: MQLMEKIEESLSIVEYAVETYGEGLFATFSGGKDSLVMLHLLQTVGHGRVNVPVLSIDTTVKFPETMAFRDALATDWGLDLRIIGNPEAALNIDIAADRAECCQALKVGPLNRAIVDLDITGLMSAIRWDEHPARASEEPISPRIDPPHDRIHPILHFTVDDIWDYIHAFNLPYCSLYDEGYASLSCVHCTVKSGDQARERAGRAPEKEEIMEQLRHLGYF; encoded by the coding sequence ATGCAACTTATGGAGAAAATAGAAGAGAGTCTCAGCATTGTGGAATATGCTGTTGAAACTTACGGTGAGGGGCTGTTTGCTACCTTTTCCGGGGGCAAGGACTCGCTCGTCATGCTGCACTTGTTACAGACTGTCGGGCATGGCCGTGTCAATGTTCCGGTTCTTTCTATCGACACAACCGTTAAATTTCCGGAAACCATGGCTTTTCGGGATGCTCTGGCAACAGATTGGGGATTGGATTTACGTATTATCGGCAACCCGGAAGCCGCTCTGAACATAGATATTGCGGCTGATCGAGCGGAGTGTTGCCAAGCGCTCAAAGTGGGGCCGTTGAATCGTGCGATCGTCGATTTAGACATAACCGGGCTGATGTCGGCCATTCGTTGGGATGAACATCCAGCACGAGCATCTGAAGAACCGATTTCTCCGCGAATCGACCCTCCACATGACCGAATCCATCCTATCCTCCATTTTACCGTCGATGATATTTGGGATTATATCCACGCGTTCAACTTACCATATTGTTCGTTGTACGATGAAGGATATGCCTCGCTCAGTTGTGTACACTGTACGGTGAAATCCGGTGATCAAGCTCGTGAGCGTGCTGGTCGAGCGCCAGAAAAAGAAGAAATTATGGAACAATTGCGTCATCTCGGCTATTTTTAA
- a CDS encoding sulfatase family protein has product MHRFTTGRTPQTAWELGRFSFAWWLFNFVLVLLPLDLLYRLQSLLDAGSLLQVGLDCAFMVLVFTLLALVMATAVAVVCLPFRLISSKAYFRSVFAANAGGGGLFLATNVFHYGIRWVEKTFRLTDISWAGPVETGFLVVMAVCIVAYCLFFLFKTGFSDALTRFAESSWKLTRAMAIVSVLAVVSHVGYVSYERSQTSVLPGVVQNNEAASTHRPNIVLVTFDALRASEMSLYGYSLKTTPHLDRLGQSAYVFDNMYSSCNWTVPSLSSLLTGKHPFTHNVNGVGYSIFRGMDKDENIAQALRLLGYNTAAIVANHLFMPSQVQINGFDEVVEFEPPSAFLMLLRDIAQELEFSTVWLHDLAEESPLADSVLGLSPLATMDRFHEFSDPRSNFAMARDVMKRLKSPFFLWVHVMPPHAPYLPDKEFLYTFLPEHGVLDTLEAFNEVDTVMFPQSTYGREFQPFIDKLELRYDEHLRFVDDVFGQFLDDVEHDGLLDDTVLMVSADHGESFERGFLMHGGPYLYQELIHVPLIVKMPGQTEGKRVASAVSHVDLAPTLLDLLGVSTPDWMEGRSFSAALRGGDVPVGPKLSMNFSLIDNWFDFMSKTIAVVQDKYKMICYLAYDKCELYNLDTDPGETTDLADKEKEIYAAMKGEIQRALKGKPAS; this is encoded by the coding sequence ATGCACCGCTTCACGACAGGACGTACTCCGCAAACGGCATGGGAACTCGGTCGGTTTTCCTTTGCCTGGTGGCTCTTTAATTTTGTTCTCGTACTGTTGCCTCTGGATTTGTTGTATCGTCTCCAGTCTTTGCTTGATGCCGGTTCTCTTCTTCAGGTAGGGCTGGACTGTGCGTTCATGGTTCTTGTATTCACGCTGTTGGCGCTTGTTATGGCGACAGCCGTCGCAGTGGTGTGCCTGCCTTTTCGCTTGATATCATCCAAAGCGTATTTTCGATCCGTATTTGCTGCCAATGCGGGAGGTGGGGGCTTGTTTCTCGCCACGAATGTCTTTCATTATGGCATTCGTTGGGTGGAAAAGACTTTTCGATTGACAGACATTTCATGGGCCGGACCGGTTGAAACCGGCTTTTTGGTGGTGATGGCGGTATGTATCGTCGCGTATTGTCTGTTTTTTTTGTTTAAAACAGGATTTTCCGATGCACTCACCCGCTTTGCGGAATCCTCCTGGAAGCTCACCCGTGCGATGGCCATTGTCAGCGTGTTGGCCGTTGTCAGTCATGTCGGATATGTGAGTTATGAACGTTCCCAGACGTCGGTTTTACCGGGAGTCGTCCAAAACAATGAAGCCGCGTCGACTCATCGCCCGAATATCGTTCTCGTGACCTTTGATGCGTTACGAGCATCGGAAATGTCGCTCTATGGGTATTCGTTGAAAACAACGCCCCATTTAGATCGACTCGGTCAATCGGCATATGTTTTTGATAATATGTATTCCAGTTGTAACTGGACCGTCCCCAGTCTTTCCAGTCTCCTGACAGGAAAGCACCCCTTTACGCACAATGTCAATGGCGTGGGATACTCGATTTTTCGCGGCATGGATAAAGACGAAAATATTGCGCAAGCCTTACGTCTGCTCGGTTATAATACCGCGGCGATTGTTGCGAATCATTTGTTTATGCCGTCTCAAGTTCAAATCAACGGGTTCGATGAGGTGGTCGAGTTCGAACCTCCGTCAGCATTTTTAATGCTTTTGCGAGACATTGCCCAGGAACTCGAATTTTCCACGGTATGGTTACATGATTTAGCTGAAGAATCCCCCTTGGCCGATTCTGTGCTCGGGCTTTCTCCGTTGGCAACGATGGATCGTTTTCACGAATTCTCTGATCCACGGAGCAATTTTGCCATGGCCCGCGATGTCATGAAACGACTCAAATCGCCGTTTTTTCTTTGGGTACACGTTATGCCACCGCATGCGCCTTACTTACCGGATAAAGAATTTCTCTATACCTTTTTGCCGGAACATGGGGTGCTTGATACTTTGGAGGCCTTTAACGAAGTTGATACGGTCATGTTTCCACAGAGCACCTATGGCCGAGAATTTCAGCCATTTATTGATAAGCTCGAATTGCGTTATGATGAACATTTGCGATTTGTGGACGATGTCTTTGGGCAATTTCTCGACGACGTTGAACATGATGGACTGCTCGATGACACCGTGCTGATGGTTTCGGCCGACCATGGTGAATCATTTGAACGCGGTTTTCTCATGCATGGAGGACCGTACCTGTATCAGGAGCTCATTCATGTGCCGCTTATCGTGAAGATGCCCGGACAGACGGAGGGAAAACGAGTCGCGTCGGCCGTGAGTCATGTCGATCTTGCTCCCACTCTCCTCGATCTTCTTGGGGTTTCGACTCCGGATTGGATGGAAGGGCGGTCTTTCTCCGCAGCGTTGCGCGGGGGAGACGTTCCTGTCGGTCCGAAATTGTCGATGAATTTTTCTCTCATCGACAACTGGTTCGATTTCATGTCCAAGACCATTGCCGTTGTTCAGGATAAGTACAAGATGATTTGTTACCTGGCTTATGACAAGTGTGAACTCTATAATCTTGACACCGATCCTGGAGAAACAACCGACTTGGCTGACAAGGAAAAAGAAATCTATGCTGCCATGAAGGGTGAAATCCAACGAGCGCTCAAGGGGAAACCCGCATCGTGA
- the selB gene encoding selenocysteine-specific translation elongation factor, producing MPVIMGTAGHIDHGKTTLVKALTGIDCDRLAEEKKRGITIELGFAFMDLAEDLRLGVVDVPGHERFVKNMVAGAAGIDFVLLVIAADEGIMPQTREHLEICTLLGISTGLVALTKVDMVDEEWLEMVTDDVSGYLGSTFLADAPIFPVSAHTGQGLDDLKAALVEFAGGFAPKRRSDLFRLPVDRVFTMKGHGTVVTGTLVSGAVKAGDDIMIYPQEFASKARTVQSHGEQSQQAEAGQRTAVNLLGLDVADVSRGDVVASPDALFPNTVWDVELTCLASSPRGLKHRTEVHFHHGTREVLARLYFLDRDKLEPGERALCQVVFPQPMVGMFGDRCVVRTFSPLRTVAGAHILRPEATMLRRRDSNFAENCEQLSTLISCSDEDRIRTQLMLAGPPGLQFAQLVVATNIESKTLERLLQVMGGKSEVCLFDKERRTFASGKIVDELTQAALSHLEAFHRKEPMKLGMSRGELASAWGRELPAKLVHFIVEKGLKSGLIVTEQDVLRLPQHRVSLASDTAKLKATLTDVYTTGELTPPNLKDVLAELDLNFKEAAPVYKLLQDEGIIVKLKEDMYVSAQAIAQLIADVRAYFQTNDEMGPTEFKTIAPVSRKFAIPLMEYLDKQRITIRVGDKRRLRG from the coding sequence ATGCCAGTCATTATGGGCACAGCCGGACATATCGACCACGGCAAAACAACTCTTGTAAAAGCCTTGACCGGAATCGATTGCGACCGGTTGGCTGAAGAGAAAAAACGCGGCATCACCATCGAACTTGGCTTTGCCTTCATGGATCTGGCTGAAGATCTTCGACTTGGGGTGGTGGATGTGCCGGGCCATGAGCGATTTGTCAAAAACATGGTAGCCGGTGCCGCAGGCATTGATTTCGTCCTTCTTGTTATTGCCGCTGATGAAGGCATTATGCCGCAAACGCGAGAACATCTTGAAATCTGTACATTGCTCGGCATTTCTACCGGCCTCGTTGCTCTGACCAAAGTCGATATGGTCGATGAAGAGTGGCTTGAGATGGTTACCGATGATGTGTCCGGATATCTTGGCTCGACGTTTTTGGCAGACGCACCGATTTTTCCGGTTTCAGCACATACCGGACAAGGGTTGGATGATCTGAAAGCTGCCTTGGTCGAATTTGCCGGTGGGTTTGCCCCAAAGCGGCGTTCCGATTTATTTCGATTGCCTGTAGATCGTGTTTTTACCATGAAGGGACATGGTACAGTGGTGACGGGGACACTTGTTTCCGGCGCGGTTAAGGCGGGTGATGATATCATGATCTATCCGCAAGAATTTGCCTCCAAGGCGCGTACGGTCCAATCGCATGGAGAGCAATCCCAGCAGGCCGAAGCCGGTCAACGTACGGCCGTCAATCTCCTTGGTTTGGATGTGGCGGACGTGTCCCGCGGTGATGTGGTCGCTTCCCCCGATGCGCTTTTTCCCAATACGGTATGGGACGTGGAGTTGACCTGCTTGGCATCGTCTCCACGCGGGCTCAAACACCGTACGGAAGTGCATTTCCATCATGGCACACGCGAAGTTCTCGCAAGACTTTATTTTCTCGACCGCGACAAGTTGGAACCAGGGGAACGCGCGTTATGCCAGGTCGTTTTCCCTCAGCCTATGGTTGGCATGTTTGGCGATCGATGCGTCGTACGCACGTTTTCCCCGTTACGTACGGTGGCCGGGGCACATATTTTACGACCTGAAGCAACCATGCTTCGCCGTCGCGATTCCAATTTTGCAGAAAACTGCGAACAGTTATCCACCCTTATTTCGTGTTCGGACGAAGATCGCATTCGTACCCAGCTTATGCTTGCCGGCCCTCCAGGTTTGCAATTTGCCCAACTTGTTGTGGCGACCAATATTGAATCGAAGACGTTGGAGAGATTGCTTCAAGTCATGGGGGGAAAATCCGAGGTCTGTTTATTTGACAAAGAACGGAGAACGTTTGCTTCCGGAAAGATTGTCGATGAGCTGACCCAGGCTGCTCTTTCCCACCTTGAAGCGTTTCACCGGAAAGAGCCGATGAAACTTGGGATGTCACGAGGAGAGCTTGCGTCTGCCTGGGGGCGTGAGTTGCCTGCCAAGCTTGTTCATTTCATCGTGGAAAAAGGGCTGAAGAGTGGGCTTATCGTCACAGAACAGGACGTCTTGCGCCTGCCGCAGCACCGTGTTTCTCTGGCTTCGGATACGGCCAAGCTCAAAGCCACGTTGACCGATGTCTACACCACCGGTGAGCTGACACCTCCCAATCTCAAAGATGTTCTGGCCGAACTCGATCTGAATTTCAAGGAAGCGGCACCAGTTTATAAGCTTCTTCAAGATGAAGGCATTATCGTCAAACTGAAGGAAGATATGTACGTCAGTGCCCAGGCTATTGCGCAACTCATTGCCGACGTGCGTGCCTATTTTCAGACCAATGACGAAATGGGACCAACGGAATTTAAAACAATCGCCCCTGTGTCACGCAAGTTTGCGATTCCCCTTATGGAGTATCTCGATAAGCAACGAATCACCATTCGTGTAGGGGACAAACGCCGGCTCCGTGGTTGA
- a CDS encoding alkaline phosphatase family protein, with protein MSKTSQRNVIVLGLDGLDPGIVEQMIGNGTLPAFGRLAERGGVSPLETVSPPQSPVAWTTIATGMEPAEHGIYDFLTRDPGEYRPKLSILKQGKLGYVSPFQVDPFWQWTTDRGMDASVLKWPLTFPARPLKGRLLTGLGTPDIKGTLGRYAWYSTAAVDNAAEKKGTLHHVTPEAGVIETVLEGPVAVSLKSGKPASVPMKITLGNGSVGIDIDGQHVELAPGQWSPWLRAHFKVGFMRKVSALFRVHLVSSAPEFSLYVTPLNISSDAKSLPISYPSGYGRELEDALGPYATLGLAEDANALNDNLLPETAFLDQCRMLMDEREQLFRHELDRFSAGKTTVLACVFDTTDRVQHMFWRYQESGHPARAENEAVAGAVTEFYARADAMLQLALDRAGPETLVIALSDHGFSSFRRAAHVNSYLARAGFMRFEEGKTTSAELFEHVDFSRTQAFAYGLNSMSLNLAGREKKGIVEKGQAASVLADVKTSLLAWKDGEHAVIDSVTSVESSSGGPDLVIGFTPGYRASWQTALGEAPGGPDVEDNTRNWSGDHCLSKEHVPGVCAVSEAGLGRPRAIDIAPLIKDYLG; from the coding sequence ATGAGCAAGACTTCACAACGGAATGTTATTGTCCTTGGCCTGGACGGGCTCGATCCTGGGATCGTTGAGCAAATGATAGGCAACGGCACGTTGCCTGCCTTTGGGCGTTTGGCTGAGCGAGGAGGCGTGTCTCCTTTGGAAACCGTGAGCCCTCCACAAAGCCCGGTGGCATGGACAACCATTGCGACAGGGATGGAACCTGCAGAGCACGGTATCTATGATTTTCTCACGCGGGATCCTGGCGAATATCGCCCCAAGCTCTCTATTCTGAAACAGGGAAAGCTCGGGTATGTGAGTCCGTTCCAGGTTGATCCTTTTTGGCAATGGACAACCGATCGGGGCATGGATGCATCCGTCCTGAAGTGGCCCCTCACGTTTCCGGCTCGCCCACTGAAAGGTCGTCTTCTGACTGGTCTCGGTACACCTGATATCAAGGGAACGCTTGGCCGTTATGCTTGGTATAGCACCGCTGCCGTGGACAATGCCGCTGAGAAAAAGGGAACTTTGCATCATGTAACACCCGAGGCTGGCGTTATTGAAACCGTCCTGGAGGGGCCTGTTGCGGTCTCGCTCAAGTCGGGAAAGCCGGCCAGCGTCCCTATGAAGATCACGCTGGGCAATGGTTCTGTCGGGATTGATATTGACGGCCAGCATGTTGAACTTGCTCCGGGGCAGTGGAGTCCATGGCTCCGGGCGCATTTCAAAGTGGGATTCATGCGCAAGGTGAGTGCGCTGTTTCGTGTTCATCTTGTCAGCTCTGCCCCGGAATTCAGTCTTTATGTGACACCGCTCAATATTTCCTCCGACGCAAAGTCACTGCCTATATCGTACCCGTCTGGGTATGGGCGCGAATTGGAAGACGCGCTTGGCCCGTATGCCACGTTGGGATTGGCGGAAGATGCTAATGCATTGAACGACAACCTGTTGCCCGAAACCGCCTTCTTGGATCAGTGCCGCATGCTCATGGACGAGCGGGAGCAACTTTTCCGGCATGAACTTGATCGGTTCAGTGCGGGAAAAACTACGGTCCTCGCCTGTGTGTTCGATACGACCGACCGGGTACAGCATATGTTCTGGCGTTATCAGGAGAGCGGACACCCCGCTCGAGCCGAAAACGAAGCCGTTGCCGGTGCTGTCACCGAATTCTATGCTCGGGCTGATGCCATGCTGCAATTGGCACTCGACCGTGCCGGACCGGAAACACTGGTGATTGCACTCTCCGATCATGGATTCAGTAGCTTCCGTCGGGCTGCACATGTGAACAGTTACCTTGCGCGCGCGGGCTTTATGCGGTTTGAAGAGGGCAAGACCACATCGGCCGAGTTGTTTGAGCATGTCGACTTTTCTCGCACCCAGGCGTTCGCGTATGGTTTAAATAGCATGAGTCTCAATCTTGCCGGTCGCGAGAAGAAGGGAATTGTGGAGAAAGGGCAAGCAGCCTCGGTTCTTGCCGATGTGAAAACGAGTCTTCTTGCCTGGAAAGACGGGGAGCATGCCGTCATTGATTCGGTGACTTCTGTCGAGTCCTCGTCGGGGGGGCCAGACCTTGTGATCGGATTTACTCCGGGCTATCGTGCCTCTTGGCAGACCGCACTGGGCGAGGCCCCAGGGGGGCCTGATGTAGAGGATAACACGCGCAACTGGAGCGGAGATCACTGTTTGAGTAAAGAGCATGTGCCAGGAGTGTGTGCCGTATCCGAAGCCGGACTTGGACGGCCTCGGGCTATCGATATCGCTCCGCTTATCAAAGATTATCTTGGCTAA